In the genome of Nocardioides sp. NBC_00368, the window GACAGTTGCTCGCGGGCAGGAGGGGTCCGCTGTAACACGTCGTTCGTAGGACTACCCGCCCTTCAGAGCGACCGGAAAGTCCTACGAACAGCGTGTTACACGTGTCCGAGCCCACCGCTCGGGCCAGCGACCATCCACAGGCGTACGTCGTGTCGGAGTTATCCACAGGGGGCCGCTGAACGCCGCTAGGAGTCGGCGCCTGGCAACAGGCTGAAGACCATGAACCCACGCATCCAAGCGGTGATGGCTGCGCACCATGGACTCATCACGCGCAGGCAGGCTCTCGCATCAGGCCTCGACCTCGACACGATCTACCGCTACGTCCGTAACGGAGAGTGGTCGGTCGTGCGCCGGGGCGTATACGCCGAACGTGCTCACATAGAGAGCATCAGACTGCCCACCGAGCGACAACGTCTCCTCGACCGAGCCGCGTGCGCGGCCATCACCGTCCCGTTCGTACGGAGCCATGACACCGCTGCGCTCGAGCTCGACATGGGCATCCTCCTCCCCCGGAAGTCTCAGACCCACGTCACTCGTCAACCGGTCGTCGGCAGCCACAACAAGTGGGGCGTGAAGCACCACCTCGCGCCTTATCTCGATGATCAGGTGGTCCGAGCGAACGGGTTCGAGGTCCTCGGCCTCGCGCGCACCGCGATCGACATCGCGCGCGAGCACGGCCGCCCGTACGGGGTCGTCGCCGTCGACTCTGCTCGAAGGATGGGGGTGTCCGTCGATGAACTCTGGGAGGTCCTCGACCACATGAGGCACTGGCCCAACCGTCGGCTGGCACGGGAAGCCATCACCCTGTCGTATGCAGGCGCTGAGTCGGTTGGCGAGACTCTCACCCGCGACGTACTCGAAGAGCTCGGGCTGACTGGGATCGAGACACAGTTCGAGATCACGGACGGCGTACGCACCGCTCGATTCGATCTCCGGGTTGGCCGCCACATCTTCGAGTTCGATGGCCGGAGCAAGTACGTGCCCGCGGCCGAGGGAGGCCTGGCACTCCGGTCGGTCGACGACATTCTGGCCGAGGAGAAGACGCGACAGGATTGGGCCCATGGTTTCCATCTCGGCATGTCACGCGTCGAATGGCACGACCTGTTCGGCCGCCACCGTGCCCACCTCAAGGACCGCCTGACCCGCGAGTACCTGACCACCTGCCGAGCGTTCGGCACCGACATCTCGGACCTCGAACGATTCCGCGTACGTCGCCCGAAGGCGGCTTGAGCCCGGCCATCGACGGTGTAACACGTCGTTCGTAGGACTACCCGCCCGTTCAGAACGACCGGAAAGTGCCACGAACAGCGTGTTACACCCCGCCCAGAAGGCGCTCAGGCGAACAGCAGAGGTACGCCGACGAGCAGCCCCCATACCAGCGTGGCCAGCCCCGTCTGCTGAAGGACGGGGATGAGCCGCGGGCCGAGGTTGGCGCGGTCGAGGACGGTGCGGACGCCCTGAGCGGCGACCACGACGAACCCGAGGCCGAGCAGCGCCCACCAGGACGTCGTCAGGGCCACGAGCACGACCGAGACGGCGGCGACGGCCACGAGGGCGACGTAGAGCCAGCGGGTCCGCGCGTCGCCGAGGCGTACGGCGAGGGTGATCTTCCCGGACTCGGTGTCACCGGGGATGTCGCGGAGGTTGTTGGCGACGAGGAGGGCGGAGGTGATGGCGCCGATGCCGACGCCGGCCCACAGCGCGCCCCACTCCCAGGTCTGCGTCTGGACGAAGGTGGTGCCGACGACCGCGACGAGACCGAAGAAGACGAAGACCATGACCTCGCCGAGGCCGGCGTAGCCGTAGGGGTGCGAGCCGCCGGTGTAGTACCAGGCGGCGATCATGCAGACCAGGCCGACCACGACCAGCCACCAGGCTGAGGTCACCGCCAGCACCAGCCCCGCCACGGCGGCGACGCCGAAGGCGATGAACGCTGCTCGCTTGACCGAGGACGCCGCCGCGACGCCCGAGCCGGTGAGCCGCAGCGGCCCTACGCGCTCGTCGTCGGTCCCGCGGATCCCGTCGGAGTAGTCGTTGGCGTAGTTGACCGCGACTTGCAGCGCGAGGGCAACGACGAGGGCGAGCAGCGCCTTCCACCAGACCAACTCACCTGCGTACGCAGCCACCCCTGTGCCGGCGATGACCGGCGCGAGCGCGGCGGGGAGTGTGCGAGGACGGGCTCCCTGGAGCCACTGAGCGGAGTTTGCCACCCCGCTATTCAACACCGACGGCTCGTTGCTGGGGCCGCGGGGATGTAACACGTCGTTCGTAGGACTACTCGCCCTATCAGAACGACCGGATAGTCCTACGAACAGCGTGTTACACGACCCCACGCCGACCGCGAAAACCCAGCGACCCCCGCCCGGGAGGAGGCAGGGGTCGCGGGGTGGGGGAGGGAGGGATGGATCAGGTTTTCGGCGAGTCGTTGGAGTCGACGCTGAGCTCGGCCTCCATGGCCTCGATCTCCTCGGCCAGCTTGTCGGGCGGCGGTGCGCTGGGCTCGGCCGACTCGGCACCGGCGCCACCGGAGCCGGCGGTACGGCGCTTGTTCCACACGTCGAAGGCGACGGCGAGCAGGAGCACGAGGCCCTTGATGGCCTGCTGCCAGTCGATGGAGACACCGAGCAGCGACATGCCGTTGTTGAGGACACCCATGACGAGACCACCGATGATCGCGCCGACGACGGTGCCGACACCGCCGGTCACGGCCGCACCACCGATGAAGGCGGCGGCGATCGCGTCGAGCTCGAAGTTAACACCGGCCTTGGGGTTGGCCGCGGTCAGACGGGCGGTCGTGACCAGGCCCGCGAGGCCCGAGAGCAGACCCATGTTCATCATGACCAGGAAGTCGACCCGCTTGGTGTTGACGCCGGACATCGTCGCCGCGTCGACGTTGCCGCCGATCGCGTAGACGTGCCGGCCGAAGACGGTCTTGTTCATGATGAACGTGTAGACCACGATCAGGCCGCCCAGGATCAGGCCGACGATCGGCAGGCCGCGCGCGTCGGCGAGCAGGTAGGCGAAGTACATGATCACGATCGTCAGCAGCGCCAGCTTCACCACGAAGAGCGGGAAGGGCAGCACGTCGAAGTTGTACGCGACCTGAGCCGACCGACGCCGCACCTCGAGCACGATGAGCACCGCGACGGCGGCGACAGCGATGAGAAGCGTCAGGTTGTGGAACCCGGTGTCCGGCCCGATCTCCGGCAGGAAGCCGTTGCCGATCGCCTTGAACTGCTCCGGCAGACCACCGACGGTCGCACCCTTGAGGACGACCAGGGTCAGACCGCGGAAGAGCAGCATCGAGGCCAGCGTGACGATGAACGCCGGGATCCCGACGTACGCCACCCAGAAGCCGTGCCAGGCACCGATCGCGGTGCCGATCAGCAGGCCGAGGAAGACGGCCAGCCACCACGGGAAGTCGTACTGGGTCATCATGATCGCCGAGGCGGCGCCCACGAAGGCGGCCACGGAGCCGACCGAGAGGTCGATGTGGCGCGCCACGATCACGATCACCATGCCGATGGCCAGGATCAGGATCTGGGCGTTCTGGACGACCAGGTTCGAGACGTTGAGCGGCTTGAGCAGCACGCCCTCGGTCGAGATCTGGAAGAGGATGACGATCGCCGCCAGAGCGATGATCATCCCGTACTGGCGGACGTTCCCGCGCAGCGTGTTGAGCAGGGCATTCATCGGGTGTTACTTCCTCGCGTCCGCGGTCATGTAGCGCATCAGGGACTCCTGGGTGGCCTCTGAGCGGTCGAACTCATGGGTGATCACGCCCTCGGCGAGCGTGTAGATGCGATCACACAGACCGAGCAGCTCGGGCAGCTCGGAGGAGATCACTAGTACGCCGCGACCGCTGCGGGCGAGCTCCTGGATGATCCCGTAGATCTCGTACTTGGCACCGACGTCGATGCCTCGGGTCGGCTCGTCGAGGATCAGCAGCTTCGGGTCGGTGTACATCCACTTGGACAGCACCACCTTCTGCTGGTTGCCGCCGGAGAGCTTGCCGACCCCGGCGGTGATCGACGGCGCCTTGATGTTGAGGTTCTTGCGGTAGCCCTCGGCGACCACGACCTCCTTGTGCTCGTCGACGACCAGCCCGCGCCGCAGCTTGTTCAGCGCCGCCGCGGTGACCGAGGTCTTGATGTCGTCGATGAGGTTGAGCCCGAGGCCCTTGCGGTCCTCCGAGACGTACGCGATGCCGGCCTCGATCGCCTGGGTGACCGTGTTGAGGTGCAGCTCCTTGCCCTCCAGCACCAGCGAGCCGGAGGTCCGGGAGCCGTAGGAGCGGCCGAAGATCGACCGCGCCAGCTCCGTACGTCCCGCGCCCATCATCCCGGCGATGCCGACGATCTCCCCGGCTCGCACGGACAGGTTGGCCTGACGGATGACCTCGCGGTGGCTGTCCTGCGGGTGCATGACGGTCCAGTCGCGCACCTCGAAGAGCACGTCCCCGATGGTGGGGGTGTGGTCGGGGAAGCGGTTCTCCAGGTCACGGCCGACCATTCCGCGGATGATCCGGTCCTCGTCCACGCCGCCGGCGGCGACCGAGAGGGTCTCGATGCTCTGACCGTCGCGGATGATGGTGATCTCGTCGGCGATCTGCTCGATCTCGTTCAGCTTGTGGCTGATCATGATCGAGGTGATCCCCTTCTCCTTCAGCCCCTCCAGGAGCGCGAGGAGATGCTGGGAGTCGTCGTCGTTGAGGGCGGCGGTCGGCTCGTCGAGGATGAGGAGCTTGACCTCCTTCGAGAGCGCCTTGGCGATCTCGACCAGCTGCTGCTTGCCGATGCCGAGGTTCTTCACCGGGGTCAGCGGGTTCTCCCGCAGGCCGACCCGGGCGAGCAGGTCGATCGCATCGCGGTTGGCGCGGCCCCAGTCGATGATGCCGCGCTTGGCGGTCTCGTTGCCGAGGAAGATGTTCTCCGCGATCGAGAGCTCGGGGATGAGGGCGAGCTCCTGGTGGATGATCACGATGCCGGCGGCTTCGCTCTGCCGGATGTTGGCGAACTTCGCGGTCTCGCCCTCGAAGACGATGTCGCCGCTGTAGGTGCCGTGGGGGTAGACCCCGCTGAGCACCTTCATCAGGGTGCTCTTGCCGGCGCCGTTCTCACCGCAGATCGCGTGGATGTCGCCGCGGTTGACGACGAGGTTGACGTCGGAGAGCGCCTTGACGCCGGGGAACTCCTTGGTGATGCCGCGCATCTCCAGGATCGGTGAGCTCATGTGGTTCCTGCTATCTGGCCAGGGGCCGGCGTGGGCCCGGTCCGGAGGGACCCGGGCCCACGCCGCGTACGGGGTGCTACTTGATCTCGTCGGCGGTGTAGTAGTCGGAGTCGACGAGCACCTTGGTGACGTCGTCCTTGGTGACCACGACCGGGTCGAGGAGGTAGGACGGAACGACCTTCTTGCCGTTGTCGTAGGTCTCGGTGTCGTTGACCTCGGGCTCCTCGCCCGCACCGACGGCGACGATCATGTCGACGGTCACCTTCGCGAGCTCGCGGGTGTCCTTGAAGATCGTGGAGTACTGCTCACCGGCGTTGATCGACTTGACCGACTGCACCTCGGCGTCCTGACCGGTCACGACCGGGAGGTCGGCGGTGGTGTAACCGTTGCCTTTGAGAGCCGCGATGATGCCGAGCGAGAGGCCGTCGTAGGGCGAGAGCACGCCCTGGACCTTCTTCGAGGCGTACGTCTTGGTGAGGATGTCCTCCATCCGCTTCTGCGCGGTGGCGGGGTCCCAGCGCAGGATCGCGGCCTGGTCGAACTCCGTCTGACCGGAGGGGATGACGATCTCGCCGGACTTGATCAGCGGCTCGAGCACCGACATGGCGCCGTCCCAGAAGAAGGTGGCGTTGTTGTCGTCGGGCGAACCACCGAAGAGCTCGACGTTGTAGGGGCCCTTGCCCTTGGCCTTCAGGCCCTCGACGAGCGAGGTGGCCTGCTGCACGCCGACCTGGAAGTTGTCGAAGGTCGAGTAGTAGTCGACGGCCTCGGTGTCGCGGATGAGGCGGTCGTAGCTGATGATCGGGATGTCCTGCGACTCCGCGGTCTCGAGCACCTCGCCGAGCGCGGTGCCGTCGATGGCCGCGACCACCAGGACGTCGACGCCCTTGGTGACCATGTTCTCGACCTGGGAGACCTGGGTCGGGATGTCGTCCTCGGCGTACTGGAGGTCGACCTTGTAGCCCTCGGCCTCGAGCTGCTTCTTGATGTTGTTGCCGTCTGCGATCCAGCGCTCCGAGGACTTGGTCGGCATGGCTACACCGACGGTGCCCTTGTCGCCGCCTTCGCCGCCGTCGCCGCCACCGCATGCCGCCAGGCCGAGCGCAAGCGCCGCCGCGGTGATCGTGGTGAGTACCTTGCGCACTAACCTGCTCCATTTCATCTACGGCCACGCCGGTAGGCCGACGCGCCGCTGTCGGGGGTGCCGGAGACCAGCGCACAGGCCGGTTCCCGGGTGAGTCACATCACAGATGTGAACGCTCACATCGAGACAATGTGCCTCCTCACCTCCGAATGCGTCAAGTGCAGGACGAGGATGTTTCCGACTCGTGACTTACGGGAGGCTCCGTTGAACATCTGACTCTTCACAGGCAGCTCACAGACAGGGCGGACCTGTTGCAACAACGCCGAGTCAGCGCGTCTTGACGCGCCGACTCGGCGGGGTTTCGGTCAGAACGAGCCGACTCGGTGGGGGCTCTGGTCGGAACGAGCCGACTCGGCCTGTGGGGTCAGCGGTGACGTACGCCGACCAGCGCTCCGGCGCCGTCCGGCCAGGTGACCTGGATCGACTCCGTGCCGTCGGCGTCGGAGCCGTCGACGACTCTCTTCACGACAACCACGTAGCTGCCGGCCTCGACGCGCGACTCGGCGCCGTGGGAGCGGATGGTGACGCCGTCGAAGTGGGGCACCGCGTGGCGCGACCACGAGCCGGTGCCGGCTGCGGTGACGACGGTGTCGCGCCGCTCGACCAGGCGGCCCTGGTCGTAGATGTCCATCGGCTCCTGGGTCGCCCCGGTCAGCGCGGCGGCCAGCAGGACGTGGACCGCCACCGGGTCGGCACAGGCGTCGTAGACGTAGCGGGTCCCGAGCGCCGAGTGTTCGGTGGTCGCCATCAGGAAGTCCTCGGCGCCGTCGAGCGGCGCCTCACGGTAGGTGACCGGGAGGTGGACGACGGACTCGCCGACCTCGAGGAGCACGCACTCGATCCCGACCCTTCCCGCCGGGTCGTCGAACCGGTAGGAGCCGATCGTCCCGGTCAGTTCACCCTCGCACCACGACTGGGTGGCGAGCCAGGCGCCGAAGATCTCTTTCTTCGTCGGGGTGAGCGTGGCCTTGTGAACGATCGACATGACCGTTATCTACCAGGTCAGGAGACCTTGTGGCTATCGCCTTCGCCGTTCGAGGGGGTGTCGGCCTCGGTGTCGGCCGCGGTGTCGATCTCGGCGTCCTCCTTGGCGCGGGCGGCCTCGACCGCCTTCGCGGCCCTGGCCTCGACCTTCTCGGCGAAGGCCCGCCGCTGCGGGTCGAGCACGAAGAACGAGAGTACGCCGCTGATCACGAACGCCACGATCACCGAGAGGAAGATGTCGACCTCGCCCGCGACGAGCGACCAGATGCCCGCCACGATGCCGAAGGTGGCGACCAGCGACAGCAGCCGCAGGCCGGTGTAGATCCAGAACTCTTTCATCGTGAGGCTCCCTCAGTGAGCTCGACAACAGCCGGGGCCGCGGGCGCTGCGTACGAATGCTGCGAGGTGGACGAGAAGTAGTTGATGCCGATGAAGTTGAACCACAGCGTGGCGAGGCCGATCAGCGCGACGATCGCGGCCTTCTTGCCCTTCCAGCCGGCGGTCGCGCGCGCGTGCAGGTAGCCCGCGTAGACGACCCAGGTGATGAACGCCCAGACCTCCTTGGGGTCCCAGTTCCAGTAGGATCCCCAGGCCTCGTGCGCCCAGATCGGCCCGGAGATCAGCACGCCGAAGGTCCACACCGGGAACGCGAACGCGTGGATCCGGTAGGAGACCCGGTCGAGGGCGTCCAGCTCGGGCACCCGCGCCAGCAGGGCGGCGTCGGGGAAGCGCGACTTCAGCAGGTACGCCACCGCCGCGATGCCGCCCAGCGTGAACCCGCCGGTGGCGATGATGGCGGCGATGACGTGGATGACCAGCCAGTAGGAGTTGAGCGCCTCGGTCAGCGGCGCGACCGGCTCGTAGAGCCCGACGACGGCCAGCATCAGCACCACGACGGTGAACCCGAGCACCCACGGCGCCATCCAGGCCAGCTTCAGACGCCGGTGCAGGACGACGTACGCAGCCGCCACCACGAACGAGCCCGAGATCGTGAACTCGTACATGTTGCCCCACGGCACCCGGTTCGGGTCGGCGGCCATCCCGCGGGCGACCAGCGCCCCGAAGTGGCACACGACCGCGATCCCGGTCAGCAGCAGGCTGAGGCGTCCGAAGAGGGCGGCCCGCTGCTCGCGTACGGCATCGGCAGCGTTCGGCTCGGCAGCGGTCTCGTCCGCCGGAGCGCCGGCGCCGACGAGCTCCTTCGCCGCGACCGCAGCCCGGGCGCGCGACTGCCAGGCCGACCACTCGACCAGCGCGCAGAGCAGCGCCAGGAAGTAGACGACCCCGGCGGCCGTGATGGCCTGGTTGCTGAGAACGCCCCAGGTGTGGTCAGACATCCTTCTCCTCCTGTGTTCGCGCGCCTCGTAGTGCCTCGACGAGGTCGGTGACAACGGCAGCGGTGTCCCCGCCGCCGGAGCGGTCGAGGGCGGCGATCTCGACCAGTGTGCCCCCATCGGCTCGGCGGGCGCGAACCCACACTCGCCGCGGACGGATGAAGAGCGACCCGAGCAGACCCACCAGGGCGAGGGAGACACCGAGCAGCGCCCACTCCTTGCCGGGCGACTTCGAGATCTGCACCCGGTTCCACTGCTGGACGTCGTCGAACGAGACCGAACCGAGCCCGTCGGGCAGCTCGACGGTCTCGCCCAGGCGCAGGTTGAACGCCTTCCCCGACTCGTCGGGCGACATCATGTTGGCCTTGGACGTGTCGAGCGCGTAGACCGACTGCGGCCCGGCGTCGAGGTTGAGGTCGCCGCGGAAACCCTGCAGCGAGAGCATCGCGTGCGAGCCGTCGCCGATGTCGCCCATCAGGTTGACCGGCTCCCCGTCGACCGTGCCCTCGAACGGGTAGAACAACCCCTGGAAGCCGAGCTCCTCGGGCGAGGCGTACGGCGCCTTCACGACCCCGAAGGAGAGCAGGTTCTGGCTCTGCGGGAGGAAGATCGTCGGGCCGGAGTAGGCGACGTTGCCCTCGCCGTCGCGCACCGTGATCACCGGCGCGTAGCCGTGGGCCAGCAGGAAGACGTCGGTCCCGCCGATGGTCAGCGGGTGGTTGACCTTCAGGTCGTAGGTCTTCTCCTCGCTCGTGCCCGCCGTGTAGCGGATCTTCGAGTTGAACCCGCGTGCGGTCCCGGCACCCGCGCCGGTGGTCAGCCACTCCGCCTTGAAGTCGTCGATCTTGAAGCTGAAGTCGTCGAGGTCCTCAGGGGCGAAGAGCGAGCCGGGCTTGAAGTCGTCGTACTGCGAGAGCTCGTTGGCGAAGCCGTACTCCTCCCCCACCAGCACGATCACGCCACCCTTGTAGCCGAACAGGCTGCCGGTCGCGAACGCGACCAGCACGATGATCAGCGACATGTGGAAGACCAGGTTGCCGGCCTCGCGGAGATAGCCCTTCTCCGCCGAGACGGAATCACCGTCTGCCCCGGAAGACGACTCGGTCTTGCGGAGGCGGTAGCCGCGGAGCTGCTTGCGCGCGGCGGCGAGGACCTCCTCCGGCTCCTGATCGGTGACGTACGAGGCGGAGTCGGGCAGCCGGGTCAGCTTGGCCGGCGTCGCCGGCGGCTGAGCGCGCATGGCCTTCGCGTAGACCAGGCAGCGCGGGATGATGCAGCCGACGAGCGAGACCATCAGCAGCAGGTAGATGGCCGCGAACCACGGCGTCGAGTACACGTTGAAGAGGCCGAGCTTCTCGTAGATCGGCGTCAGCGTCGTGTGCGCCTCGCGCCACTGGTCGGCCTTGAGCGAGTCGACGCCGTCCTGCGGGATCAGCGACCCCGGCACGGCCGCGAGCGCGAGCAGCAGAAGCAGGATCAGTGCCGTACGCATCGAGGTCAGCTGGCGCCAGCCCCAGCGCGCCAGCTCGCGAGCGTTCAGCTCGCCCGGGCGGTATACATTGTCGCGCTCCGCGCGACGGGCGCGGCGCTCGTAACCCTCGTCTTCCTTCGCTGCGCTCACTCCTTCGTCGCTCGCTCCACTCAGTCCAGACGAGGGCGCGCCACGCCGGGCAGGGTGCATATCGTTCACAGTGCGATGCCCTCCCAGCGTTGCACGACCTGGACCTGGAGCCATTGCATGCCGTTGTCCCACCAGCCGGTGAGCATGGCGATCCCGATCAGGATCATCACGACGCCGCCGATGATCGTGATCGCGCGGGTGTGGCGGCGGAACCAGTCCAGCGTGACAGTGGCCCGGCGCCACATCACAGCGACGAGCACGAACGGGATGCCGAGCCCTAGGGCATAGACCGCGAGCAGCAGACCGCCGCGCGCGACGGTGCCTTGGTCGTAGGCGAGGGTGAGGATGACCCCGAGCGTTGGCCCGGTGCACGGGGTCCACGCGAGCCCGAAGAGGAAGCCGAGCAGCGGCGCCGCGGCCAGCCCGACGGCCGGCACCTTGTGGAACTTCACGTCGCGCTGGAGCAGCGGGATGAAGCCCATGAACGCGATCCCCATGATGATCGAGAGCACACCAAGGATCTTGGTGCCGGTCTCCTGGAACGCGACCAGCTTGAAGGCGATCCCGCCCGCGGCAAGCCCCAACAGCACGAAGACCAAAGAGAATCCGGCCATGAAGAGCAGGGACCCCGCCAGCATCCGGCCGCGGCGTACGTCGCCGGAGGCGAGGTCGGTGCCGGACAGGCCCGTCGCATAGGAGAGATAGCCCGGCAGCATGGGCAGCGTGCACGGCGAGACGAACGAGAGAAACCCGGCCAGCAGCGCGATCGGGATGGCCAGCATCAGCGACCCGCTCCCGGCGGTGCTCGCGAACCAGTCCGTCACGACGTCTTCCCCGCTGTCGAGATGAGCTCGTCGAGCGTACGTGCCGACGGGATCTCGCCGCGGATCAGCGCGGCCACGCGCCCCTCGGTGTCGAGGATCGCGGTGGCCGGGATGGCGCGGGGCGCCAGCGACCCCTTCAGGGCGAGGACGGCGGCACCGTCGGGCGAGTAGACCGACGGGTACTCGACGCCGTAGTGCCGCTCGAACGCCAGCCCCTGGGCGGCCGAGGCGTCGCGGGTGTTGAGCCCCACGAAGGCGACCTCGTCACCCAGCTCCTCATAGGCGGCCTGGAGCATCGGCATCTCCTTGCGGCACGGCGCGCAGCCGGTCCACCACACGTTGAGCACCGTGACCTTGCCACGGGTGTCGGCGAGGTCGAACGGCTTGCCCTCGAGGGTCTCGCCGGTCAGCTCGACCGGCTCGCCGCGGTCGGCGACCGGGATCTCCTGGGTGCGGCCGTCGCCGGAGATGTAGCCGGCTTCGTTCGTGCCGTTCTGCCCGCATGCGGCCAGCAGCCCCACCATCACCACGGTGAGGACGAGGCCACCAAACTTCATACGCACGCGCAGGACTCTTCCTGACAAACCTGAGAGACCCGTTAATCTTCCGCGTCGCCGGCCGAGAACGGCGCGTACTTGTCCTTCGCCGGCAGCATGTCACCGGCCGGCTCGCTGTAGGAGAGCGCGACGAACTCGTCGTCGACGAAGTGCAGCGAGGTCAGCGAGCACAGCGCACACTGGCGGCGCCGCGGGTCGTGCAGGAAGCTGCGGCCCTCGATGTGCAGCCGGGTGGTCCAGATCGGGAGCTGGTGGGAGACGATGACCGCCTCGTGGCCCCGGGCCAGGTCGCGGGCGTCGTGGATCGCGGCCATCATCCGGGCCACGATCTCCAGGTAGGGCTCGCCCCACGACGGCTTGAACGGGTTGAGCAGCTTCGGCCAGACCTTGGGGTCCTTGAGCGGGCCCTTGCCGTCCTTGAAGCTCTTGCCGACGAAGAGGTTCTCCGACTCGAGCACCCGCTCGTCGAGCGAGATGTCGAGACCGAGCGCCTTCGCCAGCGGCCCGGCGGTCTGCCGGGCGCGCTCGAGCGGGCTGGAGATCACGTGGGTGATGTCCTGTCCGCCGATCCGGTCGGCGACCCGCTCGGCCATCTGCAGGCCGAGCTCGGAGAGGTTGAAC includes:
- a CDS encoding maltokinase N-terminal cap-like domain-containing protein; its protein translation is MSIVHKATLTPTKKEIFGAWLATQSWCEGELTGTIGSYRFDDPAGRVGIECVLLEVGESVVHLPVTYREAPLDGAEDFLMATTEHSALGTRYVYDACADPVAVHVLLAAALTGATQEPMDIYDQGRLVERRDTVVTAAGTGSWSRHAVPHFDGVTIRSHGAESRVEAGSYVVVVKRVVDGSDADGTESIQVTWPDGAGALVGVRHR
- a CDS encoding DUF4229 domain-containing protein, whose protein sequence is MKEFWIYTGLRLLSLVATFGIVAGIWSLVAGEVDIFLSVIVAFVISGVLSFFVLDPQRRAFAEKVEARAAKAVEAARAKEDAEIDTAADTEADTPSNGEGDSHKVS
- the ccsB gene encoding c-type cytochrome biogenesis protein CcsB; translation: MSDHTWGVLSNQAITAAGVVYFLALLCALVEWSAWQSRARAAVAAKELVGAGAPADETAAEPNAADAVREQRAALFGRLSLLLTGIAVVCHFGALVARGMAADPNRVPWGNMYEFTISGSFVVAAAYVVLHRRLKLAWMAPWVLGFTVVVLMLAVVGLYEPVAPLTEALNSYWLVIHVIAAIIATGGFTLGGIAAVAYLLKSRFPDAALLARVPELDALDRVSYRIHAFAFPVWTFGVLISGPIWAHEAWGSYWNWDPKEVWAFITWVVYAGYLHARATAGWKGKKAAIVALIGLATLWFNFIGINYFSSTSQHSYAAPAAPAVVELTEGASR
- the mmsB gene encoding multiple monosaccharide ABC transporter permease: MNALLNTLRGNVRQYGMIIALAAIVILFQISTEGVLLKPLNVSNLVVQNAQILILAIGMVIVIVARHIDLSVGSVAAFVGAASAIMMTQYDFPWWLAVFLGLLIGTAIGAWHGFWVAYVGIPAFIVTLASMLLFRGLTLVVLKGATVGGLPEQFKAIGNGFLPEIGPDTGFHNLTLLIAVAAVAVLIVLEVRRRSAQVAYNFDVLPFPLFVVKLALLTIVIMYFAYLLADARGLPIVGLILGGLIVVYTFIMNKTVFGRHVYAIGGNVDAATMSGVNTKRVDFLVMMNMGLLSGLAGLVTTARLTAANPKAGVNFELDAIAAAFIGGAAVTGGVGTVVGAIIGGLVMGVLNNGMSLLGVSIDWQQAIKGLVLLLAVAFDVWNKRRTAGSGGAGAESAEPSAPPPDKLAEEIEAMEAELSVDSNDSPKT
- the chvE gene encoding multiple monosaccharide ABC transporter substrate-binding protein, with protein sequence MRKVLTTITAAALALGLAACGGGDGGEGGDKGTVGVAMPTKSSERWIADGNNIKKQLEAEGYKVDLQYAEDDIPTQVSQVENMVTKGVDVLVVAAIDGTALGEVLETAESQDIPIISYDRLIRDTEAVDYYSTFDNFQVGVQQATSLVEGLKAKGKGPYNVELFGGSPDDNNATFFWDGAMSVLEPLIKSGEIVIPSGQTEFDQAAILRWDPATAQKRMEDILTKTYASKKVQGVLSPYDGLSLGIIAALKGNGYTTADLPVVTGQDAEVQSVKSINAGEQYSTIFKDTRELAKVTVDMIVAVGAGEEPEVNDTETYDNGKKVVPSYLLDPVVVTKDDVTKVLVDSDYYTADEIK
- the resB gene encoding cytochrome c biogenesis protein ResB, yielding MSAAKEDEGYERRARRAERDNVYRPGELNARELARWGWRQLTSMRTALILLLLLALAAVPGSLIPQDGVDSLKADQWREAHTTLTPIYEKLGLFNVYSTPWFAAIYLLLMVSLVGCIIPRCLVYAKAMRAQPPATPAKLTRLPDSASYVTDQEPEEVLAAARKQLRGYRLRKTESSSGADGDSVSAEKGYLREAGNLVFHMSLIIVLVAFATGSLFGYKGGVIVLVGEEYGFANELSQYDDFKPGSLFAPEDLDDFSFKIDDFKAEWLTTGAGAGTARGFNSKIRYTAGTSEEKTYDLKVNHPLTIGGTDVFLLAHGYAPVITVRDGEGNVAYSGPTIFLPQSQNLLSFGVVKAPYASPEELGFQGLFYPFEGTVDGEPVNLMGDIGDGSHAMLSLQGFRGDLNLDAGPQSVYALDTSKANMMSPDESGKAFNLRLGETVELPDGLGSVSFDDVQQWNRVQISKSPGKEWALLGVSLALVGLLGSLFIRPRRVWVRARRADGGTLVEIAALDRSGGGDTAAVVTDLVEALRGARTQEEKDV
- a CDS encoding cytochrome c biogenesis CcdA family protein, whose amino-acid sequence is MTDWFASTAGSGSLMLAIPIALLAGFLSFVSPCTLPMLPGYLSYATGLSGTDLASGDVRRGRMLAGSLLFMAGFSLVFVLLGLAAGGIAFKLVAFQETGTKILGVLSIIMGIAFMGFIPLLQRDVKFHKVPAVGLAAAPLLGFLFGLAWTPCTGPTLGVILTLAYDQGTVARGGLLLAVYALGLGIPFVLVAVMWRRATVTLDWFRRHTRAITIIGGVVMILIGIAMLTGWWDNGMQWLQVQVVQRWEGIAL
- the mmsA gene encoding multiple monosaccharide ABC transporter ATP-binding protein, with the translated sequence MSSPILEMRGITKEFPGVKALSDVNLVVNRGDIHAICGENGAGKSTLMKVLSGVYPHGTYSGDIVFEGETAKFANIRQSEAAGIVIIHQELALIPELSIAENIFLGNETAKRGIIDWGRANRDAIDLLARVGLRENPLTPVKNLGIGKQQLVEIAKALSKEVKLLILDEPTAALNDDDSQHLLALLEGLKEKGITSIMISHKLNEIEQIADEITIIRDGQSIETLSVAAGGVDEDRIIRGMVGRDLENRFPDHTPTIGDVLFEVRDWTVMHPQDSHREVIRQANLSVRAGEIVGIAGMMGAGRTELARSIFGRSYGSRTSGSLVLEGKELHLNTVTQAIEAGIAYVSEDRKGLGLNLIDDIKTSVTAAALNKLRRGLVVDEHKEVVVAEGYRKNLNIKAPSITAGVGKLSGGNQQKVVLSKWMYTDPKLLILDEPTRGIDVGAKYEIYGIIQELARSGRGVLVISSELPELLGLCDRIYTLAEGVITHEFDRSEATQESLMRYMTADARK
- a CDS encoding 1,4-dihydroxy-2-naphthoate polyprenyltransferase → MANSAQWLQGARPRTLPAALAPVIAGTGVAAYAGELVWWKALLALVVALALQVAVNYANDYSDGIRGTDDERVGPLRLTGSGVAAASSVKRAAFIAFGVAAVAGLVLAVTSAWWLVVVGLVCMIAAWYYTGGSHPYGYAGLGEVMVFVFFGLVAVVGTTFVQTQTWEWGALWAGVGIGAITSALLVANNLRDIPGDTESGKITLAVRLGDARTRWLYVALVAVAAVSVVLVALTTSWWALLGLGFVVVAAQGVRTVLDRANLGPRLIPVLQQTGLATLVWGLLVGVPLLFA